One Akkermansiaceae bacterium genomic region harbors:
- a CDS encoding sulfatase-like hydrolase/transferase: protein MGRLISKGALVLLTACVLQANPAPPNIVLILTDDMGWNALSIKADPEIPESGSSYYQTPNTDQLAESGIRFSMAYSAGAVCDPSRTSIQYGMTPTALKKFATQAPKTLPPTSDAMVSRLKTAYPQYKAAHFGKWHQRSRTPEEIGFDESDGQTMNEQSKDPKDPKMTRSLTQKANAFMEKQVASKHPFFLQVSFYANHLTYQALPETIAKYEARSGQATQYQNDPLWAAMNEELDTAVGAILGTLDKLGIAENTYIIYTADNGYEFKRDKGQPVAKRDFYKSYPLRSHKYVISEGGIRVPFIIRGPGIPAGISSSEPVVGWDILPTVLDMAGASKDIPKAVEGGSLLPLCTSGGKTKVIRRDPFMVFRSAQIIGHGALDVAIIQDGYKFYRELESGKEHLWSLRDDPGESKNLLQQMPERAGQLRKNMDAYCERVGWDQKERAQNNRPPKSKARSRKNKKSIEGRKNKLSPPKK from the coding sequence ATGGGACGATTGATCAGTAAGGGGGCACTTGTTCTGCTGACGGCTTGCGTGCTACAGGCAAATCCGGCACCTCCGAATATTGTGCTGATCCTGACCGATGACATGGGATGGAATGCCTTGTCTATCAAGGCCGATCCGGAAATTCCGGAATCGGGCAGTAGCTATTACCAAACGCCTAATACCGATCAGCTCGCAGAAAGTGGTATCCGCTTTTCGATGGCCTATTCCGCAGGGGCCGTTTGTGATCCATCACGCACAAGCATTCAGTATGGTATGACCCCGACCGCACTCAAGAAGTTTGCCACCCAGGCACCCAAGACCCTGCCGCCTACTTCGGATGCGATGGTCAGCCGTTTGAAAACTGCCTATCCGCAGTATAAGGCAGCCCATTTTGGCAAGTGGCACCAGCGGTCGCGGACACCGGAAGAGATCGGCTTTGACGAGAGTGATGGCCAGACCATGAACGAGCAGAGCAAGGACCCCAAAGATCCGAAAATGACTCGCTCGCTGACCCAAAAGGCGAATGCGTTTATGGAAAAGCAAGTTGCGAGTAAGCATCCTTTTTTCCTGCAGGTCTCGTTCTACGCCAATCATTTAACCTATCAGGCACTCCCGGAAACCATTGCGAAATATGAGGCGAGGTCTGGCCAGGCGACGCAATATCAGAACGACCCACTATGGGCGGCGATGAATGAGGAGCTGGATACGGCCGTGGGCGCGATCCTGGGTACCCTCGACAAGCTGGGTATTGCGGAAAATACCTATATTATTTACACTGCGGATAACGGCTATGAGTTTAAGCGCGATAAGGGACAGCCAGTGGCAAAACGCGATTTTTACAAATCCTATCCGCTACGCAGTCACAAATACGTGATCAGCGAAGGCGGCATCCGCGTTCCCTTTATTATCCGCGGCCCCGGAATTCCAGCCGGTATTTCGTCCAGCGAACCCGTTGTGGGTTGGGATATTCTCCCGACGGTGCTGGATATGGCTGGTGCCAGCAAAGACATCCCCAAAGCGGTGGAGGGCGGAAGCCTGCTGCCGCTATGCACCAGTGGCGGTAAGACCAAGGTGATACGGCGTGATCCCTTCATGGTCTTTCGCTCCGCTCAAATAATTGGGCATGGGGCACTGGATGTCGCCATTATCCAGGATGGCTACAAGTTTTACCGTGAGCTGGAATCCGGCAAGGAGCATCTGTGGTCGCTCCGGGATGATCCGGGCGAATCGAAAAACCTCCTGCAACAAATGCCCGAACGGGCAGGTCAGTTACGCAAAAATATGGATGCCTACTGCGAACGGGTGGGCTGGGACCAGAAGGAACGGGCCCAAAACAACCGTCCCCCAAAGTCCAAAGCAAGGTCGAGAAAAAACAAGAAATCAATCGAAGGCAGGAAAAACAAACTATCTCCCCCCAAAAAATGA
- a CDS encoding sulfatase, giving the protein MNKWTGFLLGVCLVSSVLAEGRQPPNLVIILTDDQGYADLGCFGGKHVNTPRIDQMAKEGARLTSFYMAGAVCTPSRAALMTGSYPKRVGMAENVLLAGDPKGLNPSELTIAEVLKSAGYKTGMFGKWHLGDQPEFLPRQQGFDVFFGIPYSHDIHPFHGNDKKYHFPPLPLLEDATVVELEPDADYLTKRITERAVRFIQENKDAPFFLYLPHPVPHRPISVSPPFRKNVPDSLKAKLAQEKQNKTIDYPTRDKMYASAIGEIDWSVGQVLEALKKYGIDDNTLVIFTSDNGPMVGKATPLKGKKGSTFEGGMRVPTVVRWPGNIPAGVDRDELMTAMDLLPTFAKLAGAGIPDDRVIDGKDIWPVLSGNGDAPHEAFFYHKKNALAAVRSGNWKLHVKGRKPVALYNLATDIGEKKNLLRDNPEVVARLQGYISDFEKELAQNSRPAASVENPKALSTRKTQ; this is encoded by the coding sequence ATGAATAAATGGACAGGGTTTCTTCTGGGGGTTTGTTTGGTTAGCAGTGTGTTAGCTGAAGGCAGACAGCCGCCGAACTTGGTGATAATCCTCACCGATGACCAGGGCTATGCCGACCTGGGATGTTTTGGTGGCAAGCATGTCAATACTCCGAGAATCGATCAAATGGCGAAGGAAGGTGCACGCCTAACCAGTTTTTATATGGCCGGTGCGGTTTGCACGCCGTCGCGCGCCGCCTTGATGACCGGCAGCTATCCCAAGCGGGTTGGCATGGCCGAAAACGTCTTGCTCGCAGGCGATCCCAAAGGGCTCAATCCGTCTGAGTTGACGATTGCCGAAGTGTTGAAATCGGCAGGCTATAAAACAGGCATGTTCGGCAAGTGGCACCTCGGTGACCAGCCGGAATTCTTGCCTCGGCAACAGGGCTTCGATGTGTTTTTCGGCATACCTTACAGCCACGACATCCATCCGTTTCATGGCAATGACAAAAAATACCACTTTCCACCACTACCGTTGTTAGAAGATGCGACGGTGGTCGAGCTGGAACCGGACGCCGACTACCTGACTAAGCGCATTACCGAGCGGGCGGTCCGTTTCATCCAGGAAAACAAGGACGCGCCGTTTTTCCTCTATCTCCCACACCCGGTGCCCCATCGACCGATCTCCGTGTCCCCGCCGTTCAGGAAGAATGTGCCCGATTCGCTGAAAGCGAAACTCGCCCAGGAGAAACAAAACAAGACGATCGACTACCCCACCCGGGATAAAATGTATGCTTCTGCGATCGGCGAAATCGATTGGTCGGTCGGGCAGGTTCTGGAAGCCCTGAAAAAGTATGGCATCGATGACAACACCCTGGTGATCTTTACTTCCGACAACGGACCGATGGTAGGAAAGGCCACTCCATTGAAAGGTAAAAAAGGGTCTACCTTCGAGGGTGGTATGCGCGTGCCCACCGTGGTTCGCTGGCCTGGCAACATACCGGCGGGCGTTGACCGGGATGAACTCATGACCGCCATGGATCTTTTGCCGACTTTTGCGAAGCTGGCTGGTGCTGGAATTCCAGATGACCGCGTAATCGACGGTAAGGACATCTGGCCGGTGTTGTCCGGGAACGGGGATGCCCCCCACGAGGCCTTCTTCTACCATAAGAAGAATGCACTTGCAGCGGTGCGCTCAGGAAACTGGAAGCTGCACGTGAAAGGTCGCAAACCAGTCGCACTCTACAATTTGGCGACAGATATCGGAGAGAAAAAGAATCTGTTGAGGGACAACCCCGAAGTGGTTGCCCGGTTACAAGGATACATCAGTGACTTTGAGAAGGAGTTGGCTCAGAACAGTCGCCCTGCTGCTTCCGTGGAAAACCCCAAAGCATTGTCGACCCGTAAAACGCAGTAA
- a CDS encoding sulfatase-like hydrolase/transferase — MNNKCKILLVLGAMPLLMVGLSTEAPAAKRPNILFIVADDQAAFDLKVYDRNSSLETPVIDRLAAGGMVIDGAYQMGAWCGGVCTPSRHMIMSGRTLWHVPDKTTPGRSPLSADPRHVPADLADHTLAAVFNAAGYDTMRTCKKGNSYAAANKKFTVVHDSTKRGGTDATGSAWHAKQVLNYLEQREASNDKAPFLIYFGFSHPHDTRDGKPELLAKYGAVNHKDKKSLPPANPKQPKLPSNYLPRHPFNNTDLKVRDEVDVSGVWTNRDERTIRNELGREFACSENIDVQIGAVLEKLKHMGELENTYIIYTSDHGMAIGRHGLQGKQNLYQHTFRVPYIVKGPGIKPGTRATGNIYHLDALATLCDLAGIEAPKTSEGISFKPVLEGKKDSVREVLYGAYCGGAKPGIRCVKKGDWKLIRYESTKEGVCETQLFNLAENPDELLPEHHDPTVIALTHSTPNPKQTNLAKDPAYAGKLKEMELLLLEEMRKHFDPYRFSNQPGDGKLPVPAAKEPGRRKKPRK, encoded by the coding sequence ATGAATAATAAATGCAAAATCTTGTTGGTTTTAGGCGCAATGCCTTTGTTGATGGTTGGTCTGAGCACGGAAGCACCTGCAGCGAAACGACCCAACATCCTGTTTATCGTGGCCGATGACCAGGCCGCCTTTGATCTCAAGGTCTACGACCGGAATTCGTCACTGGAAACCCCGGTGATTGACCGGCTCGCCGCCGGGGGGATGGTGATCGATGGTGCCTATCAGATGGGAGCCTGGTGTGGCGGCGTATGTACTCCGTCGCGCCACATGATCATGTCCGGTCGCACGCTTTGGCATGTGCCGGATAAAACAACACCCGGTAGGAGCCCGCTTTCCGCGGACCCAAGGCATGTGCCGGCGGACCTGGCGGATCATACCTTGGCGGCGGTGTTTAATGCGGCGGGCTACGACACCATGCGAACCTGCAAAAAAGGCAACAGCTACGCGGCCGCGAACAAGAAGTTTACCGTGGTGCATGATTCCACCAAGCGGGGCGGCACCGATGCGACCGGCAGTGCCTGGCACGCGAAACAAGTGCTCAACTATCTTGAGCAGCGCGAGGCATCTAACGATAAGGCGCCGTTTTTGATCTACTTTGGTTTTTCTCATCCCCACGATACCCGGGATGGGAAGCCCGAACTTCTCGCCAAATATGGCGCGGTGAACCACAAGGATAAAAAAAGCCTCCCTCCGGCAAATCCGAAACAACCGAAGCTTCCCTCCAATTATCTCCCCAGGCATCCGTTTAACAATACGGACCTCAAGGTGCGCGACGAGGTTGATGTCAGCGGGGTCTGGACCAACCGTGATGAGCGCACCATTCGCAATGAGCTGGGGCGCGAGTTCGCCTGTAGCGAGAATATCGATGTCCAGATTGGCGCGGTCCTGGAAAAACTGAAGCACATGGGCGAACTGGAGAACACCTATATCATCTACACCTCCGACCACGGAATGGCGATCGGTCGACACGGACTGCAGGGGAAGCAGAACCTCTACCAGCACACCTTCCGCGTCCCCTACATCGTCAAAGGCCCCGGCATCAAACCAGGCACCCGTGCGACGGGAAACATCTACCATCTCGACGCGCTTGCAACCCTCTGCGACCTCGCTGGAATTGAAGCGCCGAAGACCAGTGAGGGTATTAGCTTCAAACCGGTTCTCGAGGGGAAAAAGGACTCAGTTCGCGAGGTGCTCTACGGCGCATATTGCGGTGGTGCCAAACCCGGTATCCGCTGTGTGAAAAAAGGCGACTGGAAACTAATCCGCTATGAATCGACCAAGGAAGGTGTTTGTGAAACCCAGCTTTTCAACCTGGCCGAAAACCCCGATGAGCTGTTGCCCGAACACCACGATCCGACGGTGATTGCACTCACGCATTCCACACCGAATCCGAAGCAAACCAATCTCGCAAAAGATCCGGCCTATGCTGGGAAACTCAAGGAAATGGAGCTGCTTCTGCTCGAAGAGATGCGCAAGCACTTCGACCCCTACCGCTTCTCCAATCAGCCAGGCGACGGCAAGTTGCCAGTGCCTGCCGCAAAAGAACCCGGGCGTAGGAAGAAGCCGAGAAAATAG
- a CDS encoding arylsulfatase, whose protein sequence is MSFWVTSIFVLVALADTQAATKPNIVFIMTDDQGYAPVGAHGHPWIRTPQLDRMYAQSVRFDRFMMGSTCAPSRAGIMTGVHSIKNGVTHTIYERERLNLKAITIPQVLKQAGYTSGYFGKWHLGDEAPYQPESRGFDEVFIHGAGGIGQAYPGSCADVPGNTYFNPVFKHNGKFVQTKGYCTDVLFKATLGWIQSVKDSDKPFLAYLSTNAPHSPFVAPPTYQKVFLDLGFNHKAAGFYGMIEHIDDCMGQLFNQLEEWGIMENTIIIFTSDNGTTTSGCGLNGKAGRPQVKLGTDQEGKAMMSYNAGMKGLKGTVEEGGVRVPFFVRWGGVINEGRTVDRVVSYLDILPTLADLAGAELPATQKFEGRSLKPLMLEKDPAWEDRLHFQHVTRWNRGENPDAFKWKSYSVRNQRFRLVEGVLYDMENDPGQTVDVTAQYPELVSEMKKAYGKFWDDARPLMVNDGVPLAKEKPFHVDFNAQKASTGIPEWQAPTLKWDESYTGGPTGAGKMKTEKRGRKKRR, encoded by the coding sequence ATGTCATTCTGGGTGACATCGATTTTTGTGTTAGTTGCCCTGGCTGACACTCAGGCTGCGACCAAACCTAACATCGTCTTCATCATGACGGATGATCAGGGGTATGCGCCGGTGGGCGCACACGGGCACCCTTGGATACGGACACCGCAGCTGGACAGAATGTACGCCCAGTCGGTCCGCTTTGACCGCTTTATGATGGGCTCGACCTGTGCCCCGAGCCGGGCAGGGATTATGACCGGTGTCCATTCGATCAAAAACGGGGTGACACACACGATCTATGAACGTGAGCGCTTGAACCTGAAAGCCATCACCATACCGCAGGTGTTGAAGCAGGCTGGCTACACGTCGGGTTATTTTGGCAAATGGCATCTGGGCGATGAGGCTCCTTACCAACCAGAGAGCCGGGGATTTGACGAGGTGTTTATCCACGGAGCCGGGGGTATCGGGCAAGCATACCCAGGCTCGTGTGCGGATGTGCCGGGTAACACCTACTTCAATCCAGTGTTCAAACACAACGGCAAGTTTGTCCAGACCAAGGGCTATTGCACCGATGTCTTATTCAAGGCCACCCTGGGCTGGATTCAATCGGTCAAGGATTCCGATAAACCGTTTCTCGCCTATCTATCAACCAATGCACCGCACAGCCCGTTTGTGGCACCGCCAACCTATCAGAAGGTTTTTCTGGATCTCGGGTTTAACCATAAAGCGGCCGGATTTTACGGCATGATCGAGCATATCGACGACTGCATGGGGCAGCTGTTCAACCAGCTGGAAGAGTGGGGGATCATGGAGAACACGATCATCATCTTTACCTCTGACAATGGTACGACAACCAGCGGTTGCGGACTAAACGGCAAGGCTGGTCGTCCCCAGGTGAAGCTCGGTACCGACCAAGAGGGCAAAGCGATGATGTCCTACAACGCAGGCATGAAGGGCCTCAAGGGAACCGTCGAGGAGGGCGGTGTCCGGGTGCCGTTTTTTGTGCGCTGGGGTGGGGTGATTAATGAGGGGCGAACCGTGGACAGGGTGGTCAGCTATCTCGATATCCTGCCGACCTTGGCCGACCTTGCAGGCGCTGAGCTTCCAGCAACGCAAAAATTCGAAGGCCGAAGCCTGAAGCCTTTGATGCTGGAGAAAGACCCTGCTTGGGAGGACCGGCTGCATTTCCAGCATGTGACCCGCTGGAATCGCGGCGAAAATCCCGATGCATTTAAGTGGAAAAGCTACTCCGTGCGCAACCAGCGCTTCCGGCTCGTTGAAGGCGTGCTCTACGACATGGAAAATGATCCAGGGCAGACTGTGGATGTGACGGCACAATACCCGGAGCTTGTTTCCGAGATGAAAAAAGCCTACGGGAAGTTCTGGGATGATGCCCGTCCGCTCATGGTCAACGACGGCGTGCCGCTGGCAAAGGAAAAACCGTTCCATGTCGATTTCAATGCCCAGAAGGCGAGCACCGGTATTCCCGAATGGCAGGCGCCCACCCTGAAGTGGGATGAGTCCTATACCGGCGGACCGACCGGAGCCGGAAAAATGAAAACCGAGAAAAGAGGGCGCAAAAAAAGAAGGTAG
- a CDS encoding alpha-L-fucosidase, whose translation MNRKQLKVLTSIMALVLYAQAGLYAQTARKPYDGSWESLQKMPVPAWFDDGKVGIFIHWGPYSAIGYRKGGRGYAEHVPKMLYSDPKHYYPYLQKRWGKTPPEFGYKDIIPEFKAENWDPDAWAKLFKEVGAHYVVMTAEHHDGWANWDSDLTPWNAVDKGPKRDLVGDLGKALKKQGLKYAPSYHRERHQSFFTKKQYVVNAVPHDAIVEEIKRVPEAVSLYGPFGTTKEFVDDYVARWKEIQQKYQPDFLWMDDFPIYTRDGNQVRKGKAKPEVQYFDDRVRGMITDFMNDGAARGQAVYVNNKGANRNWPDGVGCLEKDNLKLKVIGPKWQSCTTFGTSFGYLENDTYKAIESVIHEMIEVISRNGNFLVNIGPKADGTIPEPQVERLHAMGQWLRVNGAAIYGSRYWKVSDQKDEHLVFTTRGKNLYAIKLKQPKAAFTITGTAGWKTDQIQAIQLLGSDAKVTWRMTPQGVRIFPPSDLGPSQYAWSFELVTTEQQHHPNVIVRDASSALKGTKDVDLEGHDPGGNKKKKKAGKR comes from the coding sequence ATGAATAGGAAACAACTTAAAGTTCTAACATCCATTATGGCCTTGGTTCTCTATGCCCAGGCGGGTCTTTACGCCCAAACAGCCAGGAAACCCTACGACGGCTCGTGGGAGTCATTACAAAAAATGCCCGTCCCTGCCTGGTTTGACGACGGCAAGGTCGGCATCTTCATCCACTGGGGGCCATACAGCGCCATCGGTTACCGTAAGGGAGGGCGAGGCTACGCCGAGCACGTGCCCAAAATGCTCTATTCCGATCCGAAGCATTATTACCCCTACCTGCAAAAGCGCTGGGGAAAAACACCACCGGAATTCGGCTACAAAGATATCATCCCGGAGTTTAAAGCTGAAAATTGGGATCCGGATGCCTGGGCAAAGCTGTTCAAGGAAGTGGGGGCGCACTATGTCGTGATGACCGCCGAGCACCACGACGGCTGGGCGAACTGGGACTCCGATCTAACACCGTGGAACGCGGTGGACAAGGGACCTAAACGCGATCTGGTAGGGGACCTCGGGAAAGCACTGAAGAAACAGGGCCTCAAATACGCACCGTCCTATCACCGCGAACGCCACCAGAGTTTCTTTACCAAGAAGCAGTATGTGGTCAATGCCGTGCCGCATGACGCGATCGTTGAAGAGATCAAGCGCGTGCCGGAAGCAGTCTCTCTCTACGGTCCGTTCGGCACCACTAAGGAGTTTGTCGACGACTACGTGGCCCGCTGGAAAGAGATCCAGCAAAAGTACCAGCCCGACTTCCTCTGGATGGACGATTTTCCCATCTACACCCGCGATGGCAACCAGGTGCGAAAAGGAAAAGCCAAACCGGAGGTCCAGTATTTTGATGACCGAGTCCGTGGCATGATCACCGATTTCATGAACGACGGCGCTGCCCGTGGACAGGCGGTTTATGTCAACAACAAGGGGGCCAACCGCAACTGGCCCGACGGCGTCGGCTGCCTGGAAAAAGACAACCTCAAGCTCAAGGTGATCGGTCCCAAGTGGCAGAGCTGCACGACCTTCGGAACCTCCTTTGGCTACCTGGAAAACGATACCTACAAGGCGATTGAAAGTGTCATCCACGAGATGATCGAGGTGATCAGTCGCAACGGGAACTTCCTGGTCAACATCGGCCCGAAGGCGGACGGCACCATCCCCGAACCACAGGTCGAGCGCCTGCATGCCATGGGGCAATGGCTCAGAGTCAACGGGGCTGCCATCTATGGATCCCGCTACTGGAAAGTGTCCGACCAGAAGGACGAGCACTTGGTTTTCACCACCCGTGGCAAAAATCTCTACGCCATCAAGCTGAAACAACCCAAGGCGGCATTCACCATCACCGGAACAGCCGGTTGGAAAACCGACCAGATTCAGGCAATACAACTGCTGGGGTCCGACGCCAAAGTGACGTGGAGGATGACGCCGCAGGGGGTGCGGATTTTTCCACCGTCCGACTTGGGCCCAAGCCAGTATGCCTGGTCGTTTGAGCTTGTGACCACCGAACAGCAGCACCACCCGAACGTGATCGTCCGTGATGCATCCTCAGCGCTCAAAGGCACCAAGGATGTCGATCTGGAGGGGCATGACCCAGGTGGGAACAAGAAAAAAAAGAAAGCCGGGAAGCGGTAG
- a CDS encoding PEP-CTERM sorting domain-containing protein (PEP-CTERM proteins occur, often in large numbers, in the proteomes of bacteria that also encode an exosortase, a predicted intramembrane cysteine proteinase. The presence of a PEP-CTERM domain at a protein's C-terminus predicts cleavage within the sorting domain, followed by covalent anchoring to some some component of the (usually Gram-negative) cell surface. Many PEP-CTERM proteins exhibit an unusual sequence composition that includes large numbers of potential glycosylation sites. Expression of one such protein has been shown restore the ability of a bacterium to form floc, a type of biofilm.) yields the protein MKTTLGIIGAALCASTLSSQAVVLVQYNFDDDATHKIPDVLATHLSAGGPTSPDFDDSVTSEANLFTSEGQGVENGTADNMSAAWTSGQYWEFSITADSGFTFDLDTLTFDIGKSANGTNDWAIRTSVDAFAADVEYRNQGTLGTATTQTVNFNTFADTGMSGTSGGGEGTFTAGQFDGLSTIMIRIAYDDRQNDTDSASATRLDNWTVNGSVNAVPEPSITALLGLGGLVLLLRRRR from the coding sequence ATGAAAACCACTCTAGGAATCATCGGCGCTGCACTCTGCGCGAGCACCCTATCTTCTCAAGCCGTTGTCCTGGTACAATACAACTTTGATGACGACGCAACCCACAAAATTCCGGATGTGTTAGCCACTCACCTCTCCGCAGGCGGCCCGACAAGTCCTGACTTTGATGACTCAGTCACTTCCGAAGCAAACCTATTTACGTCGGAGGGGCAGGGTGTTGAGAATGGCACTGCGGATAACATGTCGGCGGCTTGGACTTCCGGACAGTATTGGGAGTTCAGTATCACCGCTGACTCAGGATTCACATTCGATCTGGATACGCTTACATTTGATATTGGCAAATCGGCTAATGGTACCAACGATTGGGCCATCAGAACAAGCGTGGATGCTTTTGCGGCCGATGTGGAATACCGGAACCAGGGAACGCTCGGTACAGCTACGACCCAGACCGTTAATTTCAATACGTTTGCCGATACCGGCATGTCCGGAACCAGTGGTGGCGGTGAAGGCACTTTCACTGCTGGCCAATTCGACGGATTGAGCACGATTATGATTCGGATTGCTTATGATGACAGGCAAAACGACACCGATAGTGCGAGTGCAACTCGTCTTGACAACTGGACGGTAAACGGCTCTGTCAACGCTGTTCCCGAGCCATCAATTACCGCTCTTCTCGGCCTGGGTGGTCTCGTACTGCTGCTGCGTCGCCGTAGATAA